The following are encoded together in the Gemmatimonadota bacterium genome:
- a CDS encoding PKD domain-containing protein encodes MRKTRWSALLAVALVGAACQDVTPPTSVRGPEQPVREIAPGTSQIASMYALDFVGTVATGFDMNDAGDVVGRHYLDPGCGPFCLPAQETVVWKGGTRITLPPGGTPLYLNNQGVIAGQAGTHAARWVPTATGYTFQDLGLFPGTSDASVGGIDDQGRIVGWATLGGAIPSIALPFMWSQGTGMVDLKLLGYPNERPAAISPGGQVVTWGYSYQLGTPASAVAMPPLPRGFVGAGSNGSAINDNGDQAHFLVSTVSQSLVYPFRLSRGGTWQQISSFGTGRLTSSGMGSINASQDITFTAQSSAFIAAGPAGVGQPLGTFLSPAYPGAMLSSAGAMNNAGQILASVYIGRSPRLVKMVPTTPCVGNCLVVSSFVMVGRFVQDPQFPGSCFAGGKMYNTTTTTLTVTDEAGRPMANAVVRGRYMDDYWTDQPVSGTTNASGVVAVTHKGLCGVGAIAFLVDGVTLGTRTLDRTRGTLANSVIPSVGPPPNQPPVARFTYSCNNGTRACSFNGATSSDDVGVTSYRWTFGDGTTATGASPSHTYPALGTYNVTLTVTDGAGLTNATTKAITLSSATNLAPIAAWSATCLPAPAHKCTFDGRASMDPDGTIASYRWTRANGQPMSTLPVVTISFEVGGTRNFTLTVTDNKGKSASLTKSVVVP; translated from the coding sequence ATGAGGAAGACCCGTTGGTCCGCGCTGCTGGCGGTCGCACTCGTAGGGGCTGCATGCCAGGACGTCACGCCGCCAACATCGGTGCGCGGTCCCGAGCAGCCGGTACGCGAGATCGCCCCCGGCACCTCACAAATCGCCTCGATGTACGCGCTCGACTTCGTCGGCACCGTGGCGACCGGCTTCGACATGAACGACGCGGGCGATGTGGTCGGCCGGCACTACCTCGACCCCGGCTGCGGTCCGTTCTGTCTCCCCGCCCAGGAGACGGTCGTGTGGAAGGGGGGGACCCGCATCACGCTCCCCCCCGGCGGCACCCCGCTCTACCTCAACAATCAGGGGGTCATCGCCGGACAGGCTGGGACACACGCGGCACGCTGGGTCCCGACTGCCACCGGCTACACCTTCCAGGACCTTGGCCTCTTCCCCGGGACGTCCGATGCCTCCGTGGGCGGCATCGACGACCAGGGGCGCATCGTCGGATGGGCGACGCTGGGCGGGGCGATCCCGTCGATCGCCCTCCCCTTCATGTGGTCGCAGGGGACCGGCATGGTCGACCTCAAGCTGCTCGGCTACCCTAACGAGCGCCCCGCCGCCATCAGTCCTGGGGGCCAGGTCGTGACCTGGGGCTATTCCTATCAGCTCGGTACGCCGGCCAGCGCCGTGGCGATGCCCCCGCTGCCGAGGGGCTTCGTGGGTGCCGGCTCCAACGGCAGCGCGATCAACGACAACGGCGACCAGGCGCACTTCCTCGTCTCCACGGTTTCGCAGAGCCTCGTCTATCCGTTCCGGCTGTCGCGCGGCGGCACGTGGCAGCAGATCTCGTCGTTCGGCACCGGCCGCCTGACGAGTTCCGGAATGGGATCGATCAACGCCTCGCAGGACATCACGTTCACGGCGCAGAGCAGTGCCTTCATCGCCGCCGGACCCGCCGGTGTCGGCCAGCCACTCGGGACCTTCCTGTCGCCCGCCTATCCGGGCGCCATGCTGAGCAGCGCGGGGGCGATGAACAACGCGGGGCAGATCCTGGCCTCGGTCTACATCGGGCGCAGCCCGCGCCTCGTGAAGATGGTCCCGACGACGCCGTGCGTGGGGAACTGCCTCGTCGTGAGTTCCTTCGTGATGGTGGGGCGCTTCGTGCAGGATCCGCAGTTCCCGGGCTCCTGCTTTGCCGGCGGAAAGATGTACAACACCACCACGACGACGCTCACCGTCACCGATGAAGCCGGGAGACCGATGGCCAATGCGGTGGTGCGCGGTCGCTACATGGACGATTACTGGACCGACCAGCCCGTGAGCGGGACCACCAACGCCAGCGGCGTGGTCGCCGTCACGCACAAGGGGCTGTGCGGCGTCGGGGCCATCGCCTTCCTCGTCGACGGCGTGACCCTCGGCACGCGCACGCTCGATCGCACGCGCGGCACGCTGGCCAACTCCGTCATCCCCAGCGTGGGGCCGCCGCCTAACCAGCCCCCGGTGGCGCGTTTCACCTACAGCTGCAACAACGGCACGCGCGCCTGCAGCTTCAACGGCGCCACCTCCAGCGACGACGTCGGCGTCACCTCGTATCGCTGGACCTTCGGCGACGGCACCACGGCCACCGGGGCGTCGCCCTCGCACACGTACCCGGCGCTGGGGACGTACAACGTCACGCTGACCGTCACCGACGGGGCGGGGCTCACCAACGCCACCACCAAGGCGATCACCCTGAGCAGCGCGACCAACCTGGCGCCGATCGCTGCGTGGAGCGCCACCTGCCTCCCGGCGCCGGCGCACAAGTGCACCTTCGATGGCCGCGCCTCCATGGACCCGGACGGCACCATCGCGTCGTACCGTTGGACGCGCGCGAATGGCCAGCCGATGTCCACCCTCCCGGTGGTCACCATCTCGTTCGAGGTCGGGGGGACGCGGAACTTCACCCTCACCGTGACCGACAACAAGGGTAAGTCCGCTTCGCTCACGAAGTCGGTCGTGGTCCCCTAG
- a CDS encoding prolyl oligopeptidase family serine peptidase, with protein MMRFVVPILVLLAVLVPLEEADAQLRRRRDRAILGRSSGQRGAQDRLTLQHGGRTRSYTLHVPERVRQENAPVPLVIMLHGGGGNADNAESMSGFSPKADREGFIVAYPDGTGGGRAPMFTWNAGHCCGYAMQNKVDDVGFIRALIDQVQRDHRIDPDRIYVTGMSNGGMMSHRVGIGLADRVAAIAPVVGAVFGDEASPRAPVSAIIINGMRDESVPYDGGKSGGLGARAWDGTPTRPAVEQGSFWASAGRCNPTPRESDGGGYTLWQYDCPSPVGVARYAIPEGGHAWPGGRRGSRRGDDPGHALDATDVIWDFFKAHPKR; from the coding sequence ATGATGCGCTTCGTCGTTCCCATTCTCGTGCTCCTCGCGGTGCTCGTGCCGCTCGAGGAGGCCGACGCGCAGCTTCGCCGTCGGCGTGATCGTGCAATCCTCGGCCGCTCGTCGGGGCAGCGCGGCGCACAGGACCGCCTGACGCTGCAGCACGGCGGTCGCACGCGAAGCTACACGCTCCACGTCCCCGAGCGCGTGCGGCAGGAGAACGCGCCCGTGCCGTTGGTGATCATGCTGCATGGCGGCGGTGGCAACGCCGACAACGCCGAGTCGATGTCCGGCTTCTCGCCCAAGGCCGATCGCGAGGGGTTCATCGTCGCCTATCCCGACGGGACGGGGGGCGGGCGCGCGCCGATGTTCACCTGGAACGCTGGGCACTGCTGCGGCTACGCGATGCAGAACAAGGTGGACGACGTCGGGTTCATTCGTGCGCTCATCGACCAGGTGCAACGCGATCATCGCATCGACCCCGACCGGATCTACGTCACCGGGATGTCGAACGGGGGGATGATGTCACACCGCGTGGGGATCGGGCTGGCCGATCGCGTGGCGGCGATTGCGCCGGTGGTCGGGGCGGTCTTTGGTGATGAAGCCTCGCCGCGTGCTCCGGTCTCGGCGATCATCATCAACGGCATGCGCGACGAGTCGGTCCCGTACGACGGGGGCAAGTCCGGGGGGCTTGGCGCGCGTGCGTGGGACGGAACGCCGACCCGGCCGGCGGTGGAGCAGGGGAGCTTCTGGGCGTCTGCCGGCAGGTGCAATCCGACGCCGCGCGAATCGGACGGTGGTGGTTACACGCTCTGGCAGTACGACTGTCCGTCACCGGTGGGGGTGGCGCGCTACGCCATCCCGGAGGGTGGGCACGCCTGGCCCGGCGGGCGCCGCGGTTCGCGGCGCGGGGACGATCCCGGCCACGCGCTCGACGCGACGGACGTGATCTGGGACTTCTTCAAGGCGCACCCGAAGCGGTAG
- a CDS encoding M28 family peptidase, with amino-acid sequence MIPRRSSTTRHRGSRGRALLLVAALCLPALVDAQTTGAAITAADLRRRLFLVADDSMGGRATGSRGNYQSAEYIAREFKRLGLRPAGDDGTYFQTVPFFRLRADSSSQLMAGAATLQMGRDFIVALVRSIPRPLDGKRVVYGGALDDSSSWISADSARDRVVVLSAPPGATFRTTFLLNQTRRFQEAVTVAVPILESFPPELAASQQAGRVTIDTTRTASAPGRLFITTAAAERFLGRPLAGTAPGTLGEVMHGAGTVSYQPLPYAARNVVAVLPGRDPRRSGTYVSLTSHNDHVGFDSAPVDHDSLRALQRVTRPLGADSPAREPTAAEWASIRATLDSLRRLRPPRLDSIRNGADDDGSGTVVMLEIAEALASARVRPARSVLFVSHAAEEEGLLGSRWFTDHPTVPRDSIVSEFDMDMVARGNATDLAEGSPTYLELIGSRRLSREYGALIDAANARQPLPFTFNLTYDQPGHPLQYYCRADHYSYARYDIPAAVISRGEHADYHQVTDEAQYADFDLMVRVGHFAKAVVEAVANLDHRPLVDVPRRNPNAPCVQ; translated from the coding sequence ATGATCCCACGTCGCTCGAGCACCACCAGGCACCGCGGCTCGCGCGGCCGCGCACTGCTCCTCGTCGCCGCGCTCTGCCTCCCGGCGCTCGTCGACGCACAGACGACCGGAGCGGCGATCACCGCGGCAGATCTGCGGAGGCGGCTCTTCCTCGTCGCCGATGACTCGATGGGGGGGCGCGCCACCGGCAGCAGGGGGAACTACCAGTCGGCCGAATACATCGCCCGCGAGTTCAAGCGCCTTGGCCTGCGTCCCGCGGGTGACGATGGGACTTACTTCCAGACGGTCCCGTTCTTCCGGCTCCGGGCCGATTCCTCGTCGCAGCTGATGGCGGGAGCGGCCACACTCCAGATGGGACGCGACTTCATCGTGGCCCTCGTACGCTCCATCCCGCGCCCGCTCGATGGCAAGCGCGTGGTCTACGGCGGGGCGCTCGACGACTCGAGCAGCTGGATCTCGGCCGATAGTGCCCGCGACCGGGTGGTCGTCCTGTCGGCTCCGCCAGGCGCAACGTTTCGCACCACCTTCCTGCTCAACCAGACGCGCCGCTTCCAGGAGGCGGTGACAGTGGCCGTTCCCATCCTCGAGAGCTTTCCCCCCGAACTCGCGGCGTCGCAGCAGGCCGGGCGGGTCACCATCGACACCACGCGCACCGCGAGCGCGCCGGGGCGGCTGTTCATCACGACGGCCGCGGCCGAACGATTCCTCGGACGCCCGCTCGCCGGCACCGCACCTGGGACGTTAGGCGAGGTGATGCATGGCGCGGGGACGGTGTCGTACCAGCCGCTCCCCTACGCCGCGCGCAACGTCGTCGCGGTTCTCCCCGGGCGCGATCCCCGGCGATCCGGCACCTACGTCTCGCTCACCTCGCACAACGATCACGTCGGCTTCGACTCGGCACCGGTCGACCACGACTCGCTTCGGGCCTTGCAGCGTGTCACGCGCCCGCTGGGCGCCGACTCGCCGGCCCGCGAGCCGACGGCCGCCGAGTGGGCGAGCATCCGCGCGACACTCGACAGCCTGCGCCGCCTGCGGCCGCCCCGCCTCGACTCCATTCGCAACGGCGCCGACGACGATGGTAGCGGGACGGTCGTGATGCTGGAGATCGCGGAAGCGCTGGCCTCGGCGCGCGTGCGCCCCGCCCGCTCTGTGCTGTTTGTCTCGCACGCCGCCGAGGAGGAAGGGTTGCTGGGGAGCCGCTGGTTCACCGACCATCCCACCGTTCCCCGCGACTCGATCGTGAGCGAGTTCGACATGGACATGGTCGCCCGCGGCAACGCCACCGACCTGGCCGAAGGGAGTCCGACCTACCTGGAACTCATCGGCTCGCGCCGACTGTCCAGGGAGTACGGCGCCCTGATCGACGCCGCCAACGCCAGGCAGCCGCTCCCCTTCACCTTCAACCTCACGTACGACCAGCCCGGGCATCCGCTGCAGTACTACTGCCGTGCCGATCACTACAGCTACGCGCGTTACGACATTCCCGCGGCCGTGATTTCACGCGGCGAGCACGCCGACTATCACCAGGTGACGGATGAGGCGCAGTATGCCGACTTCGACCTGATGGTGCGCGTGGGGCACTTCGCGAAGGCCGTCGTGGAGGCAGTGGCCAACCTGGATCATCGCCCGCTGGTGGATGTGCCGCGCCGGAACCCGAATGCGCCGTGCGTGCAGTGA
- a CDS encoding VOC family protein has product MGPASPDPQPPFVPHTIPVVVLSASRLAESAAFYSRVFGWDVRAVSDEISVVLAPAGPTMVLRRYGPGGGPAVIPFIQVDDAEEALGRVIAAGATVDRLPYEVPMAGRITRFADPSGTVYGLTSANPPGANPPVPMPMGANPRPMAGTVCHVELYSRDLSATAHFFHEQFGWEVTPTTPQYTAFNPNVGISGIWQSHTPVPSALPYIYVADVNATLAAIDAANGRHHGHAVAVPGMATFGYFTDPSGTAMGLMGG; this is encoded by the coding sequence ATGGGACCAGCGTCGCCTGATCCGCAACCTCCGTTCGTACCGCACACGATCCCGGTGGTCGTGCTCTCGGCGAGCCGTCTCGCCGAGTCGGCGGCGTTCTACTCGCGCGTGTTCGGGTGGGACGTGCGCGCGGTCTCGGACGAGATTTCGGTGGTCTTGGCGCCGGCCGGCCCGACGATGGTCCTGCGGCGGTACGGCCCGGGCGGGGGACCGGCCGTGATCCCGTTCATCCAGGTCGACGACGCGGAGGAGGCGTTGGGGCGCGTAATCGCCGCGGGGGCGACGGTCGACCGCCTGCCGTATGAGGTCCCGATGGCGGGACGCATCACGCGGTTTGCCGACCCGTCGGGGACCGTCTACGGCCTAACGAGCGCCAATCCCCCGGGGGCCAACCCGCCCGTCCCGATGCCGATGGGAGCCAATCCGCGCCCGATGGCGGGGACGGTCTGCCACGTGGAGCTGTACTCCCGCGACTTGTCGGCGACGGCGCACTTCTTCCACGAGCAGTTCGGGTGGGAAGTGACCCCGACGACGCCGCAGTACACGGCGTTCAATCCCAACGTCGGCATCTCGGGGATCTGGCAATCGCACACCCCGGTGCCCAGCGCGCTCCCCTACATTTACGTTGCCGACGTGAACGCCACGCTTGCCGCGATCGACGCCGCCAACGGGAGGCACCACGGACACGCCGTGGCCGTCCCGGGGATGGCGACCTTCGGCTACTTCACCGATCCCTCGGGGACGGCGATGGGGTTGATGGGCGGGTGA